TATTCCTTCTTCAACTTCTACAAAAATTCCATAAGCTTTAACTTCTGCAACTTTTCCAGTTAATCTTGTTCCTATTTTATATTTTTCTCCTGCTGTTTCCCATGGATCCGCTGATAATTGTTTTACACCTAATTTTAATTTTCTTCCTTCTGGTTTAAATTCAAGAATTTTAACTTTTAAAGAATCTCCTAATTTAGCAAATTCTGAAATTGCAACTTTCTTTTTATTCCAAGTAAAGTCAGAAACGTGTACTAATCCTTCTACTCCATCCATAATTTCAACTAAAACTCCATATTGTAATGTTTTAGTTACTTTACCATCAACAACATCTCCTATTTGATATTTGTCTTTTGCTGTTTCCCATGGATTTACAGTTAATGCTTTTAATGATAATTTTATATTTTTCTTTTCTTCTTCTAATTGAATAACTTTTACAGTTAATTTTTGTCCTAATTCAAATCCTTCAATTTTTTCAGCTTTTTTCCAAGAAATTTCAGAAATATGTATGAATCCTCTTAAGTGACCAAGAGTTACAACTATTCCAAATGGTAAAATTTCAGAAATTGTTCCTTCTAAAACATCTCCTAAGTTTATTTTAGCAAACTCTTCATTTCTTACTGCTACCGCTACATCTCTTCTAGAAACAGTAACTTTTTTACCTTTTCTTTCTTCTTTTAATTCTTTTATTAGTACTTCTACATCTTTTCCTAATATTTTTTGTCCATTTCTTGTTTCAGAAAGAGATTTTGGTAAGAATACTTGGTGAGAGAATATTTCTAATATATATCCTCCTCTTACTTCCCTTACAACTCTTCCAGTTAATTTTTCTTTAGCTTCATAAGCTTCTTTTAATTTTTCCCATCCAGTTTCCATTTCAATTCTTCTTCTAGAACCAATTAAAAATTCTCCTTCTGGTGTTTCTCCAACTAACATTACTTCTATTTCATCACCAACATTATATTTTGCTACTTCTTCAGTTTT
Above is a genomic segment from Fusobacterium sp. JB019 containing:
- a CDS encoding S1 RNA-binding domain-containing protein; protein product: MTNMDYNEFEALLAEYLPEEGKSGEKVVGTIESKERNFTYLDVPSQVTTVRVKTEEVAKYNVGDEIEVMLVGETPEGEFLIGSRRRIEMETGWEKLKEAYEAKEKLTGRVVREVRGGYILEIFSHQVFLPKSLSETRNGQKILGKDVEVLIKELKEERKGKKVTVSRRDVAVAVRNEEFAKINLGDVLEGTISEILPFGIVVTLGHLRGFIHISEISWKKAEKIEGFELGQKLTVKVIQLEEEKKNIKLSLKALTVNPWETAKDKYQIGDVVDGKVTKTLQYGVLVEIMDGVEGLVHVSDFTWNKKKVAISEFAKLGDSLKVKILEFKPEGRKLKLGVKQLSADPWETAGEKYKIGTRLTGKVAEVKAYGIFVEVEEGIDVFIHQADFCWVGNKKFEKGQEVECEVIELDLEAKKIKGSIKVLEKSPWETVMENYKVGDVVEKEIKNIQDFGLFVKLEEGIDGFIPTQLVSRDYIKDLKETFKVGDMITGKIIEIDTERQKIKISIKAYELDSEKREQRELIEKYGTAGE